Proteins found in one Paralichthys olivaceus isolate ysfri-2021 chromosome 19, ASM2471397v2, whole genome shotgun sequence genomic segment:
- the myct1a gene encoding myc target protein 1 homolog, which produces MAENNTNLFLEILQSFDAVPLIIAFCVSMAVGLVLGALVYVILTWMSRRRAGSASITRRPPRQSRTSSRNRPGFNRNSSYDRRSNNSLVSAAFSFHRQTSSPDHFDPLGHKSSFRASTFHPLLQCSQIAREAEEGSQTTLPRTPTLTSTTGSAHTSTQAAATPPRPESFWGNNGVRGLQATQTPPPAYESIIRAYQETCT; this is translated from the exons ATGGCCGAGAACAACACAAATCTCTTTCTGGAAATACTTCAGTCTTTTGATGCGG tccCTCTGATAATAGCCTTCTGCGTGTCCATGGCGGTGGGCCTGGTTTTGGGGGCCCTGGTTTACGTGATCTTGACCTGGATGTCCCGCCGCAGAGCAGGCTCTGCCAGCATCACCCGCCGCCCCCCTCGTCAATCACGCACCAGCTCACGCAACCGCCCCGGCTTTAACCGCAACAGCAGCTACGACCGGCGCAGCAACAACAGCTTGGTCAGCGCCGCTTTCAGCTTCCACCGGCAGACGTCCTCCCCGGATCACTTCGACCCACTGGGGCACAAATCCAGCTTCAGGGCCTCCACTTTCCACCCGCTGCTCCAATGCAGCCAAATCGcaagggaggcagaggagggaagTCAGACCACGCTGCCTCGAACCCCGACTCTGACCTCGACGACCGGATCGGCTCACACCTCGACCCAGGCAGCTGCCACCCCACCTAGACCTGAGTCGTTTTGGGGGAACAATGGTGTGAGGGGTCTGCAGGCGACACAGACCCCACCTCCGGCTTATGAGAGCATTATCAGAGCCTATCAGGAGACATgcacctga